tgtctgaGTGATATAAAAAACAGCTTATATTCAAAATCAAGTCGAATTTGACATTTGACAACTAGATGACCCGAGCGGcacaaataaattgttgaattaaagtcaaaaatttgttttcatgttaccaattgataatttaagttccataaaaagtcaaaatctttttttctgcCGTGGGGAGccaaaaagtttaaaagtcTACTTTACATATTCggatacgaaaaaattttaaatcaaattttagaGCTGACTCTGGTTATCGGACGtcatgtttttattttcaaaattgtaagcaagcttttgaaaaattgtttgcTTTTTTGGTGCTGAGGTCGCAATAAATTGAGCATCGAAGcgatatctacaaaaaaatcccagaaatttcaaatgaacaAAGTGACAGTTGATACTACAGTACATGATTGTATCATGCACACATAACTTTTTGTTCAGCGCGcggtaatttaaatgttgatAAAGTAATTTTCTGTAACAACTGCCatctattaatattattttatactaattcgtatttttataaacttgttattgttattatgaagtgtgttattttgattttaaataacctTACCAgacaatttttccaaaaagttacaagactaaaaatataattctacaagaagagtaaaaaaattgtaaatttcaaTTGATGGTAATTAGatagtataattaattaataaaacacaaTGCAAAGCAATATACCTTTGAAGTCGGTCCAGTTGGACGTGTCATCGGCaccgaaattaataaaaaacgacGGGATGTTCAAAGAACGCGCACTGATGGCCCGCAATGACGTCTGGCACCGGATAAAAATTATCCATGGAGGTAAATATGACAAAGAATTTGTACTAAAGTCTATTCTCACCGCAGTGGAACCAGCTGACCTGATACCTGTCCGTTATCAGTCAACCGGCGTAGACGACACGTGTTTCATCGCACGAAACTGCGGTCCAGcaatcgaaaaattatgcAAAAGTAATTTGATTATCAAGATTCCCAACTGCGATCCTCTGATTCTCGTGATAACACTCGCGTTCGCATCAATACAGGACCTGAAAGTCGCGATCCAGCCGCTGCTGATAGCATCCTTGACCAAGAGATACGACGCTGCCAAgaaaagtttgaatttaaaaaatttccaccgtCATGAAGACATCGCTAAACATGTCTACTGTCCGCTGTCACAAACGCGCACCTTCAGTAATGTTTTGCGACTTTCCAAGACCGCTCTTGCACCATTTGAGTCCTTGAATCTTCAGAATAACGACCTAGCCTGTCTAGCTGCCTTGGAAAGTCCCATCTTGTCGTCATTAAAAAATCTTGATTTGAGGAACAACAGTTTAATGGGAATTGAAACCCTGACCCCGATACGGTCATTGGAGATAACAGAGCTCTGGCTCGATGGTAATCCGCTCTGCGAAAATTATTCGAGTGCCACCCAGTACATTGAGTCGGTTAAAAAATACTGCCCGCATTTACTAAAACTCGACGGAGTCCACCTGGAAAAGCCCGTGGAAAATCAAAGTATTCCATCCACTGTTGAAAACTATTTTCCTAACCGAGATGTTGAGAGTTTGGCAAAACAATTCgcctatcatttttttataattcacgACCAGATGGACAAGTCAACCCTGCGGGGCCTCTATCACAAGCGGGCTTTATTCTCACTCACGCTGAATATAAACCCAGGAACTTCGAGGAAAAATCTCGGGGCCTACATGAGTGACAACAGAAATATGATAAATCAGTCAGATTTAACAAGGAATCGAGATTTGCTGTACCTCGGACCGGATGAA
This genomic interval from Microplitis mediator isolate UGA2020A chromosome 2, iyMicMedi2.1, whole genome shotgun sequence contains the following:
- the LOC130663677 gene encoding nuclear RNA export factor 1-like translates to MQSNIPLKSVQLDVSSAPKLIKNDGMFKERALMARNDVWHRIKIIHGGKYDKEFVLKSILTAVEPADLIPVRYQSTGVDDTCFIARNCGPAIEKLCKSNLIIKIPNCDPLILVITLAFASIQDLKVAIQPLLIASLTKRYDAAKKSLNLKNFHRHEDIAKHVYCPLSQTRTFSNVLRLSKTALAPFESLNLQNNDLACLAALESPILSSLKNLDLRNNSLMGIETLTPIRSLEITELWLDGNPLCENYSSATQYIESVKKYCPHLLKLDGVHLEKPVENQSIPSTVENYFPNRDVESLAKQFAYHFFIIHDQMDKSTLRGLYHKRALFSLTLNINPGTSRKNLGAYMSDNRNMINQSDLTRNRDLLYLGPDEIIGALKRLPRCLHDRTSFNYDVSFDNRVTVAVTVNGHFKIVNSGGQILSFNRTFILMAQPDNEFVIVNDQYHVDTNITRPISPNFEKRLAEDTHELTSMSPREKNEMIEKLVKVSTMNREWAFKFLEENRWELKRAIINFMNAYGSSQLPKDAF